The genomic window ttttcttggacgtgatcctggagtgattttgccacttccttctccagttcattttatagatgacaaaactgaggcaaacaaggttaagtgacttgacatgggtctagttaaatgtctgaggtcagatttgaactcaggaagatcaatcttcctgactccaggcttggcactgTGCCACATAACCACCATGCTAAATCACTAACAAAATATAAGTTACTGTCAGTTCCTTATACAAATGGAAAATTATTCTACAGCTCTAAGTTTCCACAGCCTGGAAGTGGAGGTGTTGGATGCCACAGCCTCAAAGAACAGCTTCCAAAAATGGTTCAGTTAAATTAATAGAGGACAAGTCTATAATGGGGTCTATAATGGGGTTTTATCAAAAAGGGAAATACCCTTCCACAACAGATTTCTGAATGTCACTCAGAAGATACTAGGCTAGATCTGAAATGTTTTTTAACCATTTAAGCACAGAACAGAAAGCATCGCTGCAAACCCTTCAGTTAGTTGGTagggcaaaaaagaaaaggatgccACATCCCATGGActcattgaaaatttaatttatgtTGGCAACAAAATGGACAAATAGCTGGAAGGCTGAGCCTAGGTCAAACCCAGAAACCATGCATGGCCTTTGGGGAAAGTACCAAGGCAGGTGGCCAGTAGCTCTGAGAAGGCTTACTATTGGCAGGGAAAGGTAAGGAACCCAAGAAACTTGTAGGAGGACAATATAGGCTCTAAGGTTGAAGTGCCAGGACCCTGAGCCTTAGTAGGAGTTTGTGCCAGGCCTATGTGTCCCTGCTGCAGGATAATAGAAAGGAGATGGTTTATAAAgtgagaattaaaaaacaaaataaagtctcTCTTCTGCTCTAAGAGTTTGAGAGGCAGAGACTGGATTCCTCAATTTTCTGCTCTCTGTGGAAGATGCTAACTTatcccaggggaaaaaaaaagctagggGAAAAGATTGGAAAGGGAGGGAATATATAGATTAGCCCTTTGCCTAGGCACCAAAACCCTAAGAATCAGGCTTCAGTTTTCAAGGTTCGAAACATCTTTCCTCTCCATCCTCTTTCCCTACCCTCCCAGACTCAGGCAGAGGTAAATTAAGTCTCAGAAAGACAGTCAGATGCTTGGCTGCTTTTGATCCCTAGATACTGGCACCCACTTGTACCCACTGGCCCTTAAGCAGGAAAGGGCCataaccacccccccccccaatcagaaAGCAGTCAGCTCTTTCATCAGAAACTGTCCTTCCTTTCCACACAATCTGTATTCAGAAGGGCAGGAAAGCCCTAACCCTTAGGAATGGGCCCACACCCCCTCAAATCTTCAGGGATCTGGGGAACAAACAGTCTCCAGGGGATCAGAATTCCCAGTCGTCCATTTCCAGCTCATCCAGGCTTGATACTAGGCCAAAGATGCCACTGGGGTCTTGGGGTTGGCTGCCTTCAAAGTTGGTGATAGGGGTGACAGGGCGGAGCAATTCAGGTAGGGCCTCTGAGGCACGTCGCttgatctagagaaagaaaaacatttgggTACTCACTTCTGTTCCTCTATTTCCAAAATATCTTAAGAGCAGGAAGCCAAATgagaagaatggggggggggggtcattaaACCAAGAAACTCTCCAAGGAAACAGGAGTTCTTATGTGGGagctatgaaaaatgaaaactgttttAAATTTAAAGGTTTGTTGTTGAATTAACTTCTGCTACCCCTAGGGAAGATGGAGAAAATACCTTAAGATGCTTTAGCTAAAAGGGTGGGTAAAGGTGATGTCAGAACTCTGGTCAAGAGAAAATAAGGAACTAAGGAAAAAGACTACAATACCTGCTTGAAAAAAGAATGGTTCAGTAGGGTGCTGGCACTCGGCCtatagataggaaaaaaaaagctaattatcTTGGCTGTCCCATATTTCGTATCACCAAAACTTTATCTAGACAACTTCAGGAGTGGTCATCCTGAGAGACTGGGGGAGACTGCTCATACAGCCCTGCTAGTTATACACCCCCCCAATACCTAAGTACAATACAAATAACTAGACTTCTCAATTCCACAGTAGCAAAGAAAGATGGCAACTAAAGGTTTCTATTATTGCTTTATTTAGCATGTCCACTGCCCTTTCAATCCCCATTCACTCCTGATCATTTTTTAGGAATAAAGCACATTAGCAGAGAAGGTCTAAACTTCCAACCTAACAGAACTCTCAAATAGAGTTGAAGTGCAGGGTCTCCTAGCCTTTTAAAAAGCActcctcggggcagctaggtggcacagtggacagagcactggccctggagtcaggagtatctgagttcaaatctggcctcagacacttaataattacctagctgtgtggccttgggcaagccacttaaccccattgccttgcaaaaacctaaaaaaaaaaaaaaaaaaaaagtactcctCCCCAAACTCCCTAACCTAGCTTCAAGCTTAACAGGCATACCTGAGGTCAGGACTGCGTTGTAGACATTGCTCCACAAAGTGGTGGAAATGAGGTGAGAAAGTGCGATGATAAGGATGTGGAGGGGAATCTCCATTGGAGTTCCGGGTCGTGCTGGCGGCAAGACTCTCATTCAGGCCAGAGTTGGCACCTGAACGTGAGGTATTCATGGTCAGCTCCTCAGCAGGGATGGTGGTGGTATCCAGGAGGCAGGGTACTGTTCCATTTAGCTTTTCCAGAAGCATCTGTGAAAGGCCTGTTTGATTAGTTAATTGACAATGTGTTACATGATTTCTGTCCCACCAACATTAAAACTAGGACTCTTCAGTAGCCCGCGGAATTAAAATGCCTTTAATGCACAAATAGGAACCTTTAGGAGtaaggaaagggatggggaaagTGGGATAAATTGAACTTGCTTAGAGCAATGCTGCCCACTGAGGCTGGGTAAATGGGTTGGAAAGGAGGATTATATCTTCTGTTTTTCACAATAAGAATGAGCTAGACCTTTATCCTATATGTAAAGGATAAAGAACCTCCAGCAACAGAATCCTCCCCTCCATAGTTGGATCAACAACAATTTCACTTCTACCCAGCATAGAATTTATTCTTCCCCAGCTCCAAAAGATCTCTAGGTAACAAGTGCAGTTCAGCTCAAAAAGGTCTTGTTCACAGCTTCTTGTAGTTCTCCTTCTTGAGTCAATTCTGAGGCAGGGCCAGTGGAGGAAGCAATGTCAGGGGCAGGTCAGGAATGAAGTGGTCAGGCAATCTAGGCTCACCTGGGTAGCAGGCATGTCCTTAAAGGGGACGTGGCCATTGGCCAGCTCACAGGCTGTGATTCCCACACTGTAGATGTCAGATTTGGCATCATAACCCTGAAGATTCTAAGTCAGGAGAGAACAGCCACAGGTCACTCCATCTGGAGCCTTGGTCTCTGCTCTTAGGGATGGGGATAAGGaccagggaaaggaaaagaatgctaATCTCAAAAACAGCACCAGCTACTGAAGCACTGCTTGCCCACATTACTGGATAAAAGGTTAACTGCTGATGAGCTGttacattattttaaaaggaacagATGCTTGCTGATGGTTAAATGTAGAAAGAAGTACTGGGCTTTGGAGATGGGATCCAAATGGCAGCAAGTGACTCCTGTCTCTTGAAAATTATCAAATGCTAACCCTTCCCCTAAGGCAGATCACATATTTCTGCTACCTTCCTCTAGCAGCCTTTGTGACAGgaaaatagagacaaagacagtTAGGAAAGAAGCCATTATATCTAACTTTGGGGCTACCAGAAAAGAAAAGCCCAAGTCTCCCTGAAACATGTGGAAAATAGCTAATAAGTCATTGAGCTATCTCCCTAATATAAACATTAGTCTTCCCAAGGATGTCCTTTCCTTTTATCTAATCCCAGTCCAGTCTGAAAGCTTTATTGGTTCTCTTGAGAATCTAAAGATGGAACCCCCAGAGCCCACTGTTCATACCTGCTGGAGAACCTCAGGGCTGAGCCAAGGCAGGACCTTGATGCTGTACTTGGGGAAGTCATGTACAACTCGCTGTCGCTGACCATGGTTGATCATGCTGAGGCTGCTTCGAAGGCCTGACAGGTAGACCTTCCCATCCGCTGAGATCAGGATGTGGCTGGCTTTAACACTCCTACAGGAGGTGTCATGTGGTCACATGGACAGTGGAATTCCAGAGAAAACTTTCCTTACAAACCCATTAGTCTGGATGTTTGTGTAAATTAGTTCTCTCCCACAAGCAAGAAGGAAGGTAAACAATCCCACATATTAGACCTCAGAGACAATACCAGCCTCCACACACACAAGTCCTAGAATCCATTTACCAAAAAGTATAACAGATAGTAGGGAGCCCAGCCAAATGATCACCATAAATAATGCATAGAACTAAGCTGAAAGTATTTCTTTTATCAACTTGAAGCCATAATCCCTCAGATTGGAAAGTTCTTCTTcctttatagatgggaaaactagTCTAAATGAAGGAACAGTGATTTGCCTCATTATGCCTTTTATACAATTTTCAGAGGAAACTAAGCTAGGAGGAATGACCAGATGGAAGGATGGGGATTCGAAAATATGCTAACAAACCAGAACAGGATTGAtctaataatatgaaatttaacAATTATAAAGTATATTTGACCTTGACAAACACACTTCATAAGATCCTATCTCTAATAATTAACTACCTGCAACTctgattaagtcacttaaccttcaggAGCTTCTCCATCTACAAAATAAGAACAGACAAAAAGtcccttcagtttcttttagCTCATGATTTGAAGTATGAGGCTAAGGAAATGTGGCTGGCCAGAGAgtaatttgtctgaaaaagatctggggtttTGAGTGGCCTGCATCTTCAATACAATAGCCAAGAAAGTGAATGAGACCTTGGGTTCCATTAAGAAAGGcatcatgggggcggctaggtggcgcagtggataagagcactggccttggagtcaggagtacctgagttcaaatctggcctcagacacttaataattacttagccatgtggtcttgggcaagccacttagtcctattgccttgaaaaatctaaaaaaaaaaaaaaaggcatcatgGCCAGAATAAAGGTATTTAGCTTCACTGTATCCTTTCTGGCCCATACTATATCACATTCCTGTTTGGTTTTAGAGGCTACATTTTAGGGAAGATACCAATAAGGATgtccagaggagagaaaatggGATGGTGAATTACATTTCTACCATGTAAGAACTGGCTGAAAGAACCATATCTAGAAAACTAAAGACTTATGGGAATACAGGAGTTGGCATTCATTAAGTATTAGAAGGTTATCACATGTAAAAAGGGTTAGACATAGAGCAGAACTGAGGATGTTGCCAAAAAGCAAATGTAGCTTGATATAAGGGATTTCCTAACCTATCAAGTCAGAGGCCAGGTCATAAACTAAGCATTCAGTCATTCTAGTTCCTAGTTCTACTGACTGTAGTTTCCAGCTAATCCCAATACCTTAATGGCTTTTATCCCAGGAACAGAGTCATCCTTATTAAAGTAGAAAACTCTCCAAGCCTAACTCTTGATACCTGTGTACATAGCCCATATGATGGATGTAGTCCAATGCCTTTAGCACCCCTTGCAAGATGTATGCAATTGCCAGCTCATTCATGCCATCCATAAACTGTGTACAGATGAGATCCTTTGCAGAAcctgaagaaagaaatatatgtaaatattgatTTACAAACAAAAGCATTCTTAAGGATTACTGATAACCATAGTTCCATGTAAGATCTTTTTTTCACTGACCATATGCCATGAAAGAAGTGACAACCCACAGCTCATTGTCAGCAATGAAGGTGGCTCGATATGGCACAATGTTGGGGTGGTTGAACAGCTTAGAGACATGAAGTTCTCCCTGGAAAGAAAGATAATGGTTAGAATCAGGCCtaagaaaaaccaagaaagtaGTTCATAAGAGAATCCTGCTTTACTGGTACAAGTGACTTCTTCAACACCTTAGAAATGCAGCATTACTTTGTTTCAGTCCTAGATAGCTAGATggttaaaaatataagttgatcAAAAAGTCTGTCCAAGTGTAACTCAGCTGGTAAAATGAGGCAAACTATCTCCCAATCTACtagcaaaaaaggaaattgtttcatcagaaaaaaagagcCTCTTGCAAACTTTTTTAGTTTGGAAGTTTAAAGTCTGGAGTAGCCTCATGATCATTCTGTCCAAGCTTCAATGAAGCCATGATGGCAAGTTCCAATTTCTAATTTCAAACAGTGGTCTAGAAAACTGCTTAGGGCAGGGACACTTAACCGGGGCTTAACAGatcccaaaagatttttttttttgacagatttcatgaacttggatgagaaaaaaaaattaaaccattaTTTTAACTAACCTTTGGTTTCTTTTGTTatgggaattttattttttttcatttaaaagcattattctgaggagtctatggcaaaaaaaatgttaagaactcctgtactaaatttataaaatacatgtacattttttgttaaaatagtttaagcagggggcggctaggtggcgcagtggataaagcaccggccctggagtcaggagtacctgggttcaaatctggtctcagacacttaataattacctagctatgtggccttgggcaagccacttaaccccaattgccttgcaaaaacctaaaaaaataaaaaaaaataaaatagattaagcAGGTAGAGGCATGGTagggaagaattaaaaataaccaAGACtggatatcagaaaaaaaaaattccttagcAAACTTTCTCATAAGTTCCCTTCCTCAAAAGCATCTGCATAAATCTTGTCACTGAGAAATTCAAAGATTTCAGGGATCAGACTATCATGGTCTTTGACACATGGACTAGAAATCAGAGTCTGTGTTAGACCTTCTGTGTTCAAGAAAAACTACCTGTTCTCCAGTTCAAATAAAATTTAGTCCCAAAGAACCATATTGGATCCTTCTTTGGGTTCTTCTTCCACTTTAACACCAACTGGTGATGAATTAGTAATCTAGGGAGGTACTAAAGGCCCCTCTGGTGGATAGTatacaaaaaagagatgaaatgaacttttaaaataaatttatttcagtcAGATTATGACCCCACTATTATGAAATGCAAATAGAAACAGGAGCCATTAAGCTATACATAAATATTCCTACAGACTGCATAACGacttaagtttaaaatgaaattattatctgttttattttattttttcttattttgttgaacattttccaatttcatttaatCTAATTTGGGTCATATTCCTTAGTGTTGTGGCCTGAATTTCTGTAGCCTCTGCATCACAACAAAGCAACTGAAGATAAGGGGAATTCTTTCAGCTGGTTTCATGCTAATTTGTTATACAACACCTTTCCCTCTCAGGGTCCGTCCTTCTCAGATAAATGAGAAGGTAAACAATTGCTTAAATTATTTGgataatttattataaataggaaaaaacatGTCTACCACTAACATAAAATAGACTAATATATTTGGGACAAAAGTAACTCCTATCACTGTGAACTTTCCAAATAATTCAGACCCAAAAGAGTCCCTAGGAAATGCCTAGGGAATCTTAGCTGCACAGTCAACAACAGACGGGAGGCTATCCCAGGGCACAGAATGTCCCAGACTGACCAATGATGGCTACTGTAGCCACCCAACAGTCTAGTGCTTTTCCAATTTGCATTAATTTCCTGTCATCTCTTCTCAGTGGACTATTTTCTGGAGGCTTACTAGACTAAGTGTATGTTTTCAGAGTTTCTAACCTTGGATTCTATTACCTCATTTCTTCCTCTATGAAGCCTCTCTCCTGATCATCAAGTCTTTCTACCCTTCCTCACCCCAATTATTACACATTTTTGGGGTATGTAGCTATATATTTTTactaagttccttgagaacaaatACTGATccacttttatctttttatctttggCATCTAGTAGAATATCTGACATATTAGGtttatctaataaatgcttgcttgatTACCTGTAGATATGTTACCATCTCATTGGTACAGGCCTCTAGGTTAATTCTCCGTATTGTGACATGCTCTCCTGTTGGTTTGTACCTGGCTAAGTTCACTGTCATCAACTCCTCAAATCCTTTGCCtacaggaaaaacagaaatcCATGAACAGTCAAAAGTAACAAGTTTCCACATCCAGTCACAAGACAATTGTAAGGATAgaggacaaaggacaaaatagaaactTCATTTTCCTAAAGGTGTCATGAGATgttataaaacagttcaaagggGGAGGCCATAGGAATACCTGGATATATTAGCATTTCAATGCAGACTCATTAAACATTAGATTAGCCATCAACAGTCAACTTTGCACCATGGACTTGGATAAGCTAGCTGACTGTCCTTGAAACAGACTCCAACTACAGATGCTAAAACAGGTAAAGTAGTTGCTTGAAACATGAGACCTCTTGTCCCAGAAAAAAGGGAGACATCTCTAAACTCTAAGCCCCATTACCTATGATTGTAAGCAATTCATAACACCTGCCCTCTGGCAGAAAACTGCTCATGGTGTCCTGTTTAGAGGAGGATGCTATTGACTCTGAGCTCGATTCATTGGtctaaagaagagagaaaaaaaaagtcaaaacagagaataTGGAAAGGTTTCTAGTAGAAATGTTGTAATTAAAACCAATGATGAGAAAGTGGTATATAAGCCAATGTGGTAAACTTGACACGAGGATGAAGGAAAAATGTGACATGAAGGGAAAGAGCAACTGTTGACTTGATAATATATAAACACCAACAACATATCAATTGTCACTTATATCA from Macrotis lagotis isolate mMagLag1 chromosome 2, bilby.v1.9.chrom.fasta, whole genome shotgun sequence includes these protein-coding regions:
- the STRADA gene encoding STE20-related kinase adapter protein alpha isoform X4 translates to MSSFLPEGRCYELLTIIGKGFEELMTVNLARYKPTGEHVTIRRINLEACTNEMVTYLQGELHVSKLFNHPNIVPYRATFIADNELWVVTSFMAYGSAKDLICTQFMDGMNELAIAYILQGVLKALDYIHHMGYVHRSVKASHILISADGKVYLSGLRSSLSMINHGQRQRVVHDFPKYSIKVLPWLSPEVLQQNLQGYDAKSDIYSVGITACELANGHVPFKDMPATQMLLEKLNGTVPCLLDTTTIPAEELTMNTSRSGANSGLNESLAASTTRNSNGDSPPHPYHRTFSPHFHHFVEQCLQRSPDLRPSASTLLNHSFFKQIKRRASEALPELLRPVTPITNFEGSQPQDPSGIFGLVSSLDELEMDDWEF
- the STRADA gene encoding STE20-related kinase adapter protein alpha isoform X1; its protein translation is MRVFLTAYGTKENKNRKSCSTRPDGIHREGPSWRQQHFEDIERLILKIYEKGKGTKFFNSLLYYLKKTNESSSESIASSSKQDTMSSFLPEGRCYELLTIIGKGFEELMTVNLARYKPTGEHVTIRRINLEACTNEMVTYLQGELHVSKLFNHPNIVPYRATFIADNELWVVTSFMAYGSAKDLICTQFMDGMNELAIAYILQGVLKALDYIHHMGYVHRSVKASHILISADGKVYLSGLRSSLSMINHGQRQRVVHDFPKYSIKVLPWLSPEVLQQNLQGYDAKSDIYSVGITACELANGHVPFKDMPATQMLLEKLNGTVPCLLDTTTIPAEELTMNTSRSGANSGLNESLAASTTRNSNGDSPPHPYHRTFSPHFHHFVEQCLQRSPDLRPSASTLLNHSFFKQIKRRASEALPELLRPVTPITNFEGSQPQDPSGIFGLVSSLDELEMDDWEF
- the STRADA gene encoding STE20-related kinase adapter protein alpha isoform X2, whose product is MSFLVSKPERIRRWVSEKFIVEGIRDLELFGEQPPGDTRRKTNESSSESIASSSKQDTMSSFLPEGRCYELLTIIGKGFEELMTVNLARYKPTGEHVTIRRINLEACTNEMVTYLQGELHVSKLFNHPNIVPYRATFIADNELWVVTSFMAYGSAKDLICTQFMDGMNELAIAYILQGVLKALDYIHHMGYVHRSVKASHILISADGKVYLSGLRSSLSMINHGQRQRVVHDFPKYSIKVLPWLSPEVLQQNLQGYDAKSDIYSVGITACELANGHVPFKDMPATQMLLEKLNGTVPCLLDTTTIPAEELTMNTSRSGANSGLNESLAASTTRNSNGDSPPHPYHRTFSPHFHHFVEQCLQRSPDLRPSASTLLNHSFFKQIKRRASEALPELLRPVTPITNFEGSQPQDPSGIFGLVSSLDELEMDDWEF
- the STRADA gene encoding STE20-related kinase adapter protein alpha isoform X3, coding for MSFLRWVSEKFIVEGIRDLELFGEQPPGDTRRKTNESSSESIASSSKQDTMSSFLPEGRCYELLTIIGKGFEELMTVNLARYKPTGEHVTIRRINLEACTNEMVTYLQGELHVSKLFNHPNIVPYRATFIADNELWVVTSFMAYGSAKDLICTQFMDGMNELAIAYILQGVLKALDYIHHMGYVHRSVKASHILISADGKVYLSGLRSSLSMINHGQRQRVVHDFPKYSIKVLPWLSPEVLQQNLQGYDAKSDIYSVGITACELANGHVPFKDMPATQMLLEKLNGTVPCLLDTTTIPAEELTMNTSRSGANSGLNESLAASTTRNSNGDSPPHPYHRTFSPHFHHFVEQCLQRSPDLRPSASTLLNHSFFKQIKRRASEALPELLRPVTPITNFEGSQPQDPSGIFGLVSSLDELEMDDWEF
- the STRADA gene encoding STE20-related kinase adapter protein alpha isoform X5, producing MRVFLTAYGTKENKNRKSCSTRPDGIHREGPSWRQQHFEDIERLILKIYEKGKGTKFFNSLLYYLKKTNESSSESIASSSKQDTMSSFLPEGRCYELLTIIGKGFEELMTVNLARYKPTGEHVTIRRINLEACTNEMVTYLQGELHVSKLFNHPNIVPYRATFIADNELWVVTSFMAYGSAKDLICTQFMDGMNELAIAYILQGVLKALDYIHHMGYVHRSVKASHILISADGKVYLSGLRSSLSMINHGQRQRVVHDFPKYSIKVLPWLSPEVLQQNLQGYDAKSDIYSVGITACELANGHVPFKDMPATQAFHRCFWKS